In Mauremys mutica isolate MM-2020 ecotype Southern unplaced genomic scaffold, ASM2049712v1 000004F_np12_subseq_1:153216_obj, whole genome shotgun sequence, one DNA window encodes the following:
- the LOC123356893 gene encoding ras association domain-containing protein 10-like: MEPEERKISVWLCQEEKLISGLSRRTTCSDVVRVVLEDNSQRQQLAALQESGGGMLSGPPESYCIVEKWRGFERILPNKTKILRLWAAWGDEQENVRFVLVRSEASLPNAGPRSAEARVVLSKERPCHGLGAARASLALTQEKQRRVVRKAFRKLAKINKKRQQPLAKEASSAERMETLVHLVLSQDHTIRQQIQRLRELDREIDRYEAKIHLDRMKRHGVNYVQDTYLVGASSCELEASRELELELEPGSGPDGAAGQLEEYARKCEEVLQLQEQRTRQEELLEHLAGEIQEELNERWMKRRREELAAAKGSSSCLFEPECNTTELSGGAGSELHVEQERVKTQLSTSLYIGLRLSTDLEAIKTDLDYTQRAREDRERELQRLLETLNTLDFADTQAAAQILLPEERAPGGPALHEAGLGAPVGSSDVWEGQARGRCKACEENDEDSDTGLSSMHSQDSDSVPVCESLV, translated from the coding sequence ATGGAGCCGGAGGAGAGGAAGATCTCGGTGTGGCTCTGCCAGGAGGAGAAGTTGATCTCTGGCCTCTCCAGACGCACCACTTGCTCCGACGTGGTGCGGGTGGTGCTGGAGGACAACAGCCAGCGGCAGCAGCTGGCCGCCCTGCAGGAGTCCGGCGGGGGGATGCTCTCGGGCCCCCCCGAGTCCTACTGCATCGTGGAGAAGTGGAGGGGCTTCGAGAGGATCCTGCCCAACAAGACCAAGATcctgaggctctgggctgcctggggGGACGAGCAGGAGAACGTCCGCTTCGTGCTGGTCCGCAGCGAGGCGTCCCTGCCCAACGCGGGGCCCCGCAGCGCCGAGGCCAGGGTGGTGCTGAGCAAGGAGCGCCCTTGCCATGGTCTCGGCGCGGCCCGGGCCAGCCTGGCGCTCACGCAGGAGAAGCAGCGCCGGGTGGTGAGAAAAGCCTTCCGGAAACTGGCCAAGATCAACAAGAAGCGGCAGCAGCCGCTGGCCAAGGAGGCGTCCTCGGCGGAGAGGATGGAGACCCTGGTGCACCTGGTGCTGTCGCAGGACCACACCATCCGCCAGCAGATCCAGCGGCTCCGGGAGCTGGACCGGGAGATCGACAGGTACGAGGCTAAGATCCACCTGGACCGCATGAAGCGGCACGGCGTGAACTACGTGCAGGACACCTACCTGGTGGGGGCCAGCAGCTGCGAGCTGGAGGCGAgccgggagctggagctggagctggagccgggctcGGGCCCGGACGGGGCGGCCGGGCAGCTGGAGGAGTACGCCAGGAAGTgcgaggaggtgctgcagctgcaggagcagcGGACGCGGCAGGAAGAGCTGCTGGAGCACCTGGCCGGGGAGATCCAGGAGGAGCTGAACGAGCGCTGGATGAAGCGGCGCCGGGAGGAGCTGGCCGCGGCCAAGGGCTCCAGTTCCTGCCTCTTCGAGCCCGAGTGCAACACCACGGAGCTGAGCGGCGGGGCCGGCAGCGAGCTCCACGTGGAGCAGGAGCGCGTGAAGACCCAGCTGAGCACCAGCCTCTATATCGGGCTCCGGCTGAGCACGGACTTAGAGGCGATCAAAACGGACCTGGATTACACGCAGCGCGCGCGCGAGGACAGGGAGCGGGAGCTGCAGCGCCTGCTGGAGACGCTGAATACCTTGGACTTCGCGGACACCCAGGCGGCAGCTCAGATCCTCCTCCCCGAGGAGCGCGCTCCCGGCGGCCCTGCCTTACacgaggctgggctgggggctcccgTGGGCAGCTCAGACGTCTGGGAGGGCCAGGCCAGGGGGCGGTGCAAGGCCTGCGAGGAGAACGATGAGGACTCGGATACAGGACTGAGCTCCATGCACAGCCAGGACTCTGACTCTGTCCCAGTCTGTGAATCGCTTGTATAG